A section of the Sedimentisphaera cyanobacteriorum genome encodes:
- a CDS encoding amidohydrolase family protein — protein MITDCQINLTGRLSPIELAEFNEATERLDNYLVLASPKLAMDPNANEVLGDFLNKNTKAIGFGVVNPLVKEGQQCPQEVTEKWGIKGFALYCSKHGFHPADSQAMRFYEYANENSMPIYFYMPEQLDPTDILEYGRPYLIDEIARNFPDMKIIISNCGVPFQSETVAVLAKNKNVYSSLPVNPSKWYQTYTLLVRFFEGEAISKLLFASNYPSHQPNECLETLLGFNRMIANTQLPVVPLDEIRKIVNANVPKKLSIDLSAPPKSEVVDAQTKQPIGEEESSSSSENDSEEEKSGEKRAKKKK, from the coding sequence ATGATAACAGACTGCCAGATCAATCTTACAGGCCGTCTGAGCCCGATAGAGCTTGCAGAATTTAATGAAGCTACTGAACGGCTCGATAACTATCTGGTTTTGGCATCGCCGAAGCTGGCCATGGACCCCAATGCCAATGAGGTGCTTGGAGATTTTCTGAACAAAAATACAAAGGCAATAGGTTTTGGTGTTGTCAATCCGCTGGTAAAAGAAGGCCAGCAGTGCCCGCAGGAAGTAACGGAGAAATGGGGCATCAAGGGTTTTGCTCTGTACTGCTCCAAGCACGGCTTCCATCCGGCAGATTCGCAGGCAATGCGTTTTTACGAATATGCAAACGAGAATTCGATGCCTATATACTTCTATATGCCCGAACAGCTCGACCCCACCGACATACTGGAGTATGGCAGGCCTTATCTCATAGACGAGATAGCAAGAAATTTCCCCGATATGAAAATCATCATCAGCAACTGCGGCGTCCCGTTTCAAAGCGAGACTGTGGCAGTTCTTGCAAAGAATAAAAACGTTTATTCCTCATTGCCAGTAAACCCTTCTAAATGGTATCAGACATATACCCTTCTTGTAAGATTTTTTGAGGGCGAAGCAATCAGCAAGCTGCTCTTTGCGAGCAATTATCCCAGTCATCAGCCGAATGAATGTTTGGAAACGCTGCTGGGCTTCAACAGGATGATTGCCAATACACAGCTGCCAGTAGTCCCGCTTGATGAGATTAGGAAGATTGTTAATGCAAACGTTCCTAAAAAACTCTCTATAGACCTCTCTGCGCCTCCTAAATCCGAAGTAGTAGATGCGCAGACAAAACAGCCTATTGGAGAGGAAGAAAGCAGCAGCTCCTCAGAAAACGATTCAGAAGAGGAAAAGAGTGGGGAAAAAAGGGCCAAAAAGAAAAAATAA
- a CDS encoding sodium-dependent transporter, producing MTDLLEKRENWGSRGGFILAAVGSAVGLGNLWAFPYKIYSYGGGAFLIPYIIALFAVGLPLIILEFSLGHYTQRAAPNAMRRCVKPFEGIGWLGSFMCILIICYYPVILGYCLTYLGYSIQGIFNGGELPWAAEGIQGINQAKGFFFDKYLNYQDSFSLGGLELKVLGPVIIVWILMYLCIFKGVNLVGKIVWLTVPIPWIMLIILTVRGLTLDGSTEGLAYYLSPDFSELAKPITRKACGGVRSSPDFSELAKPITWRYAFGQVFFSMSLGWGTMIAYSSFLHRKSDLNNNAGIITLTDFATSFIAGIAIFATLGGMSYVTAQAGNAVPVDQVADKGVSLAFIAFPYTLAQLPFSAWFSFFFFLALVTLGIDSAFSITETLLASIVDKTGFSRGKVLVVMTVAGIFVSSVFATQGGLNWVGEIDGIVNGTFGAAFLGLLECLAIGWFYRLDYLRKHSNSCSEWPLGKWWDLSIRIVIPIILGTLFFWNIFDKSTAGTPIKNPEGGYNINVLVTTAVTALGFLLAGLATLAKTRIQDRVPNIPHLKLNDMANRKKIRRHFSSSCVIFALSIAAFGLTIHNTTRPDSVILGQKLVMFLAYLLIISAAVDAFQAEKNISCLGELRKLPNIQAGASGVMSVMSISACLSVILTYLSELLLDEKAKAEIPDSLTTVSYIILAFVTIVVVGGLIWSFHRIKASKNSDLQETEAI from the coding sequence ATGACTGATCTTCTTGAAAAAAGAGAGAACTGGGGCTCTCGCGGCGGGTTTATTCTGGCTGCCGTGGGCTCGGCTGTAGGGCTGGGCAACCTTTGGGCTTTCCCGTACAAGATATACAGTTACGGAGGCGGGGCATTCCTGATCCCGTACATCATCGCGCTGTTTGCCGTTGGCCTGCCTTTAATTATTCTCGAATTCAGCCTCGGCCACTACACCCAGAGAGCTGCTCCAAATGCAATGCGGCGCTGCGTGAAGCCGTTTGAGGGGATTGGATGGCTCGGCAGCTTTATGTGCATCCTGATCATCTGCTATTATCCGGTAATCCTCGGCTACTGCCTTACATACCTCGGCTACAGCATTCAGGGTATATTCAACGGAGGCGAGCTGCCCTGGGCGGCGGAAGGAATTCAGGGGATCAATCAGGCAAAGGGCTTTTTCTTCGATAAATACCTCAACTATCAGGACAGCTTCAGCCTCGGCGGGCTTGAGCTCAAGGTTCTCGGGCCTGTAATCATAGTATGGATACTAATGTATCTTTGTATTTTCAAGGGAGTTAATCTTGTGGGCAAGATTGTATGGCTCACAGTTCCTATACCTTGGATTATGCTGATAATCCTAACCGTTCGCGGGCTTACGCTCGACGGGAGCACCGAAGGCCTTGCATACTACCTCTCTCCGGACTTCTCGGAACTTGCAAAACCGATAACTCGCAAGGCGTGCGGCGGTGTGCGCAGCTCTCCGGACTTCTCGGAACTTGCAAAACCGATAACATGGCGATACGCCTTCGGCCAGGTGTTTTTCTCTATGAGCCTTGGCTGGGGGACTATGATTGCATATTCCAGCTTCCTGCACAGGAAAAGCGATTTGAACAACAATGCGGGAATAATAACACTCACAGACTTTGCGACAAGCTTCATCGCTGGTATTGCGATATTCGCAACGCTCGGCGGGATGTCTTACGTTACCGCTCAGGCGGGCAATGCAGTGCCTGTGGATCAGGTGGCCGATAAAGGGGTTTCGCTTGCATTTATCGCCTTCCCCTATACTCTCGCCCAGCTGCCGTTCTCGGCTTGGTTCAGCTTTTTCTTCTTCCTCGCCCTTGTAACGCTTGGTATAGATTCGGCATTTTCTATAACAGAAACCCTGCTTGCGAGCATCGTTGATAAAACCGGCTTCTCACGCGGGAAGGTTCTTGTGGTAATGACAGTTGCAGGGATTTTTGTGAGCTCTGTTTTCGCCACGCAAGGCGGGCTTAACTGGGTAGGCGAGATAGACGGAATTGTAAACGGTACGTTCGGCGCCGCCTTTCTCGGCCTGCTGGAATGCCTTGCAATAGGCTGGTTTTACCGGCTCGACTACCTCAGGAAACACAGCAACTCCTGCAGTGAATGGCCTCTGGGCAAGTGGTGGGATTTGAGCATAAGGATTGTTATTCCGATAATCCTCGGAACACTTTTCTTCTGGAACATATTCGACAAGTCAACAGCGGGCACCCCTATCAAAAATCCAGAAGGCGGGTATAACATTAATGTGCTCGTTACTACCGCTGTAACCGCTTTGGGCTTCCTGCTGGCCGGCCTTGCTACGCTGGCAAAAACCAGAATACAGGATCGAGTGCCGAATATACCCCATCTCAAGCTCAACGATATGGCAAACCGCAAAAAAATCAGAAGGCACTTTTCTTCCTCGTGCGTAATATTTGCACTTTCGATTGCTGCGTTTGGATTGACGATACACAATACCACCCGCCCCGATTCGGTAATACTTGGTCAGAAGCTTGTGATGTTCCTTGCATACCTGCTTATAATATCCGCTGCGGTGGATGCGTTTCAGGCTGAGAAGAATATAAGCTGCTTGGGCGAGCTTAGAAAACTGCCCAACATCCAAGCGGGCGCATCGGGGGTTATGAGCGTTATGAGCATAAGCGCATGCCTCTCTGTAATACTTACTTACCTTTCCGAACTTCTGCTTGATGAGAAGGCAAAGGCAGAAATACCGGATTCTTTGACAACTGTTTCATATATCATACTCGCTTTTGTAACGATTGTAGTAGTGGGCGGTTTGATATGGAGCTTCCACAGGATTAAGGCATCAAAAAATAGTGATTTGCAGGAAACTGAAGCGATTTAA
- a CDS encoding D-alanine--D-alanine ligase family protein, whose product MDFSKKIAVLAGGIGSEREVSLESGQNALSAIKKAGYNAELIDVSPETIEKAIGEYGLFFIMLHGTWGEDGQIQKILENRNAKFTGSGSLSSQNCFDKDITRLKLMESGIECPFGISVDEDSDWDKAEEMIRGKSERFVVKPACEGSSVGVEIRVGSQAAVRSAKKTAEKYGKSLIESYIQGKEFTVGIAAANILPSIKIQPQTGFYDYNAKYISDNTGFLFGAADKQLEEQMQQISEKAFNLLECRDLARVDFMIDSGKPLLIEVNTIPGFTSHSLLPAAAEHIGISQPQLCSEIIQSALSR is encoded by the coding sequence ATGGATTTTAGCAAAAAAATTGCTGTATTGGCCGGCGGAATAGGAAGCGAAAGGGAAGTATCGCTTGAGAGCGGGCAAAATGCACTTAGCGCAATAAAAAAAGCTGGGTACAATGCCGAGCTTATCGATGTTTCTCCCGAAACGATAGAGAAGGCAATCGGGGAATACGGTCTTTTCTTTATTATGCTCCACGGAACGTGGGGGGAAGACGGACAGATACAGAAGATCCTCGAAAATAGAAACGCAAAATTTACAGGCAGCGGGTCTTTAAGCTCGCAAAACTGCTTCGATAAAGATATAACCCGCCTTAAGCTAATGGAAAGCGGAATAGAATGCCCTTTCGGTATTTCTGTTGATGAAGACAGCGACTGGGACAAAGCCGAAGAGATGATAAGGGGCAAAAGCGAGAGGTTCGTAGTGAAGCCGGCCTGCGAGGGCAGCAGTGTCGGAGTGGAGATACGTGTGGGCAGTCAGGCAGCGGTGAGAAGTGCAAAGAAAACCGCCGAAAAATACGGCAAATCCCTGATCGAGTCTTACATTCAGGGCAAGGAATTCACCGTAGGCATAGCAGCTGCGAATATACTGCCTTCAATAAAGATTCAGCCTCAAACAGGCTTCTACGACTACAACGCAAAATACATCTCCGATAACACAGGCTTCCTCTTTGGAGCTGCTGATAAACAGCTGGAAGAGCAGATGCAGCAGATATCTGAAAAGGCCTTCAACCTGCTTGAATGCAGGGATCTGGCTCGTGTGGATTTTATGATAGACAGCGGCAAACCGCTTCTTATCGAGGTGAATACCATACCTGGATTTACAAGCCATTCACTGCTTCCCGCAGCCGCTGAGCATATCGGAATAAGCCAGCCTCAGCTTTGTTCAGAGATTATTCAGTCTGCCCTTTCGAGGTGA
- a CDS encoding cell division protein FtsQ/DivIB produces the protein MAGKTKRTASKNKSPKKSARRSYWRALFRLPGLILIIGAVYASVWGILNAENHIKQEIIRESEREISMVLRGYPNWINASLKRRIVEQGYIGLEKLTASPGTAKLVAKNLKSKFPWLKNVRVQTSINRLTIDADYRKPAVLLRHKSAKYYISEDMTVLDYIPIDSLSVPEVSGVVLASAPSPGEPLFHEQIKASVKLTQLFRAMDKSRSRKFLKQVESIDVENYGITDSSIPQIVIKTKEELDIFWGAAPGDAEAYFEMPEKKKLAVLYTIFESHPNLKGRYENIDLRFEQ, from the coding sequence ATGGCAGGAAAAACAAAGAGAACAGCCTCAAAGAATAAATCTCCTAAAAAATCTGCCAGAAGATCTTATTGGAGAGCCTTATTTCGGCTTCCGGGTTTAATTCTTATAATCGGTGCGGTTTATGCGTCCGTCTGGGGAATCCTTAATGCTGAAAATCACATAAAGCAGGAGATTATAAGAGAGTCTGAAAGGGAGATAAGTATGGTTCTGCGGGGCTATCCAAACTGGATTAACGCTTCGCTTAAAAGGAGGATCGTGGAGCAGGGCTATATCGGCCTTGAAAAGCTTACTGCGAGCCCGGGAACCGCAAAGCTCGTTGCGAAGAACCTCAAGTCTAAGTTTCCCTGGCTGAAAAATGTTCGGGTTCAGACCTCGATAAACCGGCTCACAATAGATGCGGACTACCGAAAGCCCGCTGTGCTTTTAAGGCACAAATCCGCTAAATACTATATCTCTGAGGATATGACGGTGCTGGATTATATCCCTATTGACAGCTTGAGCGTGCCGGAGGTTTCGGGTGTGGTGCTTGCATCTGCGCCTTCGCCGGGCGAGCCGCTTTTTCACGAGCAGATCAAGGCTTCTGTTAAGCTAACCCAGCTGTTCAGGGCGATGGACAAATCCAGATCACGCAAATTCCTGAAGCAGGTTGAAAGCATAGACGTTGAGAACTACGGGATCACAGATTCCTCAATCCCCCAAATCGTGATCAAAACAAAGGAAGAACTGGATATCTTCTGGGGAGCTGCGCCGGGAGATGCCGAGGCGTATTTCGAGATGCCCGAGAAGAAAAAACTCGCTGTGCTATATACAATCTTTGAATCTCATCCAAACCTAAAAGGCAGATACGAGAATATAGACCTGCGTTTTGAACAGTAG
- a CDS encoding IS1634 family transposase → MYLKKHKRKKNGKINSYYSIAEKRKVSRGRYVEKMVLYLGEISDSQKKSWQRSIEIINEDNKPVRKSLFAFDQDNHTHHDIDTIPVKLSKMKLNNPRTFGDCWLGCEIWDMLGLDTFWSERIDTAKSPVDYSKVVKLLTVNRLIKPGAEFYVHRHWFTQTAMDVLLGCEFDVAEKNRLYRCLDRILPYKEELCSYLKDTWQMMFNLEYDILLYDITSTYFEGLCKSNPKAKFGHSKDRRGDCRQILIALVVTPEGFPINYEILAGNTSERTTLKPLLNKIESKYGKAGRLWLMDRGIPTEAVLEYMRDNGIDYLVGTPRKLLDEFQEELSVKSWFDVNGIVRIKHIAKDDECYILARSKERMAKERAMRKRKLRNYLEGLEKLKKCRSRDVFMQRLGKLLTSAV, encoded by the coding sequence ATGTACTTGAAGAAGCACAAGCGAAAGAAGAATGGTAAGATCAATTCCTATTACAGCATAGCGGAGAAGCGTAAGGTTTCTCGCGGGCGTTATGTTGAGAAGATGGTGCTGTATCTTGGTGAAATCTCTGATTCTCAGAAGAAGTCTTGGCAGAGATCCATTGAGATAATCAACGAGGACAACAAGCCTGTCCGCAAGTCATTATTCGCTTTTGATCAGGACAATCACACACATCACGACATAGATACGATTCCGGTAAAGCTCTCAAAGATGAAGCTTAACAACCCCAGAACATTCGGGGACTGCTGGCTCGGCTGCGAGATATGGGATATGCTGGGATTAGACACCTTCTGGTCGGAGAGGATAGACACTGCCAAATCGCCGGTTGACTATTCCAAAGTTGTAAAATTGCTGACAGTAAACCGTCTTATCAAGCCCGGAGCGGAGTTTTATGTCCACCGGCACTGGTTCACTCAGACCGCAATGGATGTATTGCTGGGCTGTGAATTTGATGTTGCCGAAAAAAACCGGCTTTACCGTTGTCTGGACAGGATATTGCCGTATAAAGAAGAGCTTTGTTCTTATTTGAAAGACACATGGCAGATGATGTTCAATCTGGAATATGACATTCTGCTTTACGATATAACCAGTACTTATTTTGAGGGATTATGCAAAAGCAATCCCAAGGCAAAATTCGGCCACAGCAAAGACCGCAGAGGCGATTGCAGGCAGATTCTTATCGCTTTGGTAGTTACCCCTGAGGGATTTCCGATCAATTATGAGATACTCGCCGGCAACACCTCAGAGAGAACAACGCTTAAACCCTTGTTAAACAAGATAGAGTCGAAATACGGCAAGGCAGGCAGGTTATGGCTGATGGACAGAGGTATTCCAACAGAAGCTGTGCTGGAGTATATGCGTGATAACGGGATTGATTATCTTGTCGGAACGCCCCGTAAGCTGCTGGATGAATTCCAAGAAGAGCTTTCTGTGAAAAGCTGGTTTGATGTAAATGGAATCGTTCGCATAAAGCATATAGCCAAAGATGACGAATGCTATATTCTTGCTCGAAGCAAAGAGAGAATGGCTAAAGAACGGGCTATGCGTAAAAGAAAGCTCCGTAATTACTTAGAAGGACTGGAGAAGTTAAAGAAATGCCGCAGCCGAGATGTTTTTATGCAAAGGCTCGGCAAACTCCTGACTTCGGCGGTATGA
- a CDS encoding IS1634 family transposase, translating into MFIRVKTSKNSPKQSVQIVESYRNEKNQPRQRIVRHLGTAFTEEELKRLKDFAEFEKAKLEAEKTPALFKPEHLAEAAIVARKNIDDKPLRVNLKNLREQARITTGIHEVFGSIYNELGFNNLFDRRKESAGKNLRHITMARLANPVSKRSSVQDLSKDFGINLSLDSVYRMMDNITDDIISKAQNCAHSAAKGLLGEEISLLFYDCTTLYFESFTEDELKKNGYSKDMKFNQPQVVLGLLSTSEGLPVGYEVFPGNQYEGHTLHTVIPKIKEKYNLKRVIFTADSAMLSKANLDYLEKQGVEYIVAARLKSLTDKWKAKVTESNAPLRSFDYGKDTRLIVTYSDKLAKKNKHDRDEAIRKLQEKLEKSSNPKSLISNYGYKKFMRVTGDIDCRIDEEKYEEAANFDGLHGVITNVKDMDDSAVVDHYRQLWLIEECFRISKHDLKIRPIYHWTPKRIKAHILICFIALTCARNLAYRVRLRFEPMSVARIVNSLNHVQLSILWDKKTECRYALPSKINEDARKLYKTVNLSTNTTPYKM; encoded by the coding sequence ATGTTTATACGAGTAAAGACATCAAAAAACAGTCCGAAGCAGTCGGTACAGATTGTAGAGAGTTATCGCAACGAGAAGAACCAGCCTCGTCAGCGTATAGTTCGTCATCTCGGCACAGCCTTCACAGAAGAAGAGCTTAAGCGGCTCAAGGATTTTGCCGAATTCGAGAAGGCCAAGCTTGAGGCCGAGAAAACGCCGGCACTTTTCAAGCCTGAGCATCTTGCAGAAGCTGCAATAGTTGCCCGCAAAAACATTGATGATAAGCCTTTGCGGGTCAATCTAAAGAATCTCAGGGAACAGGCACGCATAACTACAGGCATCCATGAGGTATTCGGCAGCATCTACAATGAGCTTGGCTTTAACAATCTTTTCGATAGACGCAAAGAGTCTGCAGGCAAAAACCTTCGTCATATCACAATGGCAAGGCTTGCAAACCCAGTGAGCAAACGCAGCAGCGTTCAGGATCTCTCCAAAGACTTCGGCATTAACCTTTCTTTAGACAGCGTTTACCGTATGATGGATAATATCACAGATGATATTATCAGCAAGGCTCAAAACTGTGCTCACAGTGCTGCTAAAGGCCTTCTCGGCGAAGAGATAAGTCTTCTTTTCTACGACTGCACCACGCTTTATTTTGAATCATTTACAGAAGATGAGCTCAAAAAGAACGGCTACAGCAAGGATATGAAGTTCAATCAGCCGCAGGTTGTCCTTGGTCTTCTGTCCACATCAGAAGGGCTTCCAGTAGGTTATGAGGTATTCCCCGGCAATCAGTATGAAGGGCATACGCTGCATACTGTAATCCCTAAGATCAAAGAGAAATACAACCTCAAGCGTGTTATCTTCACCGCAGACAGCGCAATGCTTAGCAAGGCTAATCTTGATTACCTTGAAAAGCAGGGAGTTGAGTATATTGTGGCAGCGAGGCTTAAAAGCCTCACTGATAAATGGAAAGCAAAGGTTACAGAATCCAATGCCCCGCTTAGAAGCTTTGATTACGGCAAAGATACAAGGCTTATTGTTACCTACAGCGATAAACTCGCTAAAAAGAATAAGCACGACAGGGATGAAGCTATAAGAAAGCTCCAGGAGAAGCTTGAAAAGAGCAGCAACCCCAAATCACTTATAAGCAACTACGGCTACAAGAAGTTTATGCGTGTTACCGGCGATATAGATTGCCGGATAGATGAAGAGAAATATGAAGAGGCTGCGAATTTTGATGGTCTTCACGGTGTTATAACGAATGTTAAGGATATGGATGATTCGGCTGTAGTAGATCATTACAGGCAGCTCTGGCTGATTGAAGAGTGCTTCAGGATAAGCAAGCACGATCTGAAGATACGGCCGATATACCACTGGACGCCGAAACGAATCAAAGCCCATATACTGATATGCTTTATCGCTCTAACCTGCGCGAGAAATCTGGCCTACAGGGTTCGGCTGAGATTTGAGCCGATGTCTGTGGCGAGGATTGTAAATTCGCTCAACCACGTGCAGCTGAGCATACTCTGGGATAAGAAAACAGAGTGCAGATATGCCCTGCCATCAAAGATTAACGAGGACGCAAGAAAACTCTATAAAACAGTTAATCTCAGCACCAATACAACGCCTTACAAAATGTAA
- a CDS encoding IS1634 family transposase, producing MTRTYENLPPKSGKVVKLLTVNRLIKPGAEFYVHRHWFTQTAMDVLLGCEFDVAEKNRLYRCLDRILPYKEELCSYLKDTWQMMFNLEYDILLYDITSTYFEGLCKSNPKAKFGHSKDRRGDCRQILIALVVTPEGFPINYEILAGNTSERTTLKPLLNKIESKYGKAGRLWLMDRGIPTEAVLEYMRDNGIDYLVGTPRKLLDEFQEELSVKSWFDVNGIVRIKHIAKDDECYILARSKERMAKERAMRKRKLRNYLEGLEKLKKCRSRDVFMQRLGKLKHQAGSCRKCVTLTIPRNKERIEKASLIISLKRANIKKLRF from the coding sequence TTGACAAGGACTTATGAAAATTTACCGCCGAAGTCAGGAAAAGTTGTAAAATTGCTGACAGTAAACCGTCTTATCAAGCCCGGAGCGGAGTTTTATGTCCACCGGCACTGGTTCACTCAGACCGCAATGGATGTATTGCTGGGCTGTGAATTTGATGTTGCCGAAAAAAACCGGCTTTACCGTTGTCTGGACAGGATATTGCCGTATAAAGAAGAGCTTTGTTCTTATTTGAAAGACACATGGCAGATGATGTTCAATCTGGAATATGACATTCTGCTTTACGATATAACCAGTACTTATTTTGAGGGATTATGCAAAAGCAATCCCAAGGCAAAATTCGGCCACAGCAAAGACCGCAGAGGCGATTGCAGGCAGATTCTTATCGCTTTGGTAGTTACCCCTGAGGGATTTCCGATCAATTATGAGATACTCGCCGGCAACACCTCAGAGAGAACAACGCTTAAACCCTTGTTAAACAAGATAGAGTCGAAATACGGCAAGGCAGGCAGGTTATGGCTGATGGACAGAGGTATTCCAACAGAAGCTGTGCTGGAGTATATGCGTGATAACGGGATTGATTATCTTGTCGGAACGCCCCGTAAGCTGCTGGATGAATTCCAAGAAGAGCTTTCTGTGAAAAGCTGGTTTGATGTAAATGGAATCGTTCGCATAAAGCATATAGCCAAAGATGACGAATGCTATATTCTTGCTCGAAGCAAAGAGAGAATGGCTAAAGAACGGGCTATGCGTAAAAGAAAGCTCCGTAATTACTTAGAAGGACTGGAGAAGTTAAAGAAATGCCGCAGCCGAGATGTTTTTATGCAAAGGCTCGGCAAACTCAAACATCAGGCGGGCAGCTGCCGTAAGTGTGTAACTCTTACGATTCCCCGAAATAAGGAAAGGATTGAGAAGGCGAGTTTGATTATAAGTTTGAAGCGAGCAAATATAAAGAAACTTAGATTTTAA
- a CDS encoding IS30 family transposase yields the protein MGYRHLNINERESILKMRSEGKNLLEIAIYLGRSKGTISRELNRNMSSTHDYKPHLAQRYYSKRRAASKQPYRLEQNGRLRRRVCSKLEQYHSPEQIAGRLEIDYPDNAQMRVSPLTIYSWVKRDKVDGGVFYKFLRQGRRKRRKKHGSNDKRGRIPNKRSISERPEVVDKRNRFGDWEGDSVSGKGHGSFIATLVERASRYLLSGRMKDKSAQSMNETTRRLFRKIPKSKRQTMTVDNGKEFAQFKEMEKTVGLCCYFADPYSSYQRGTNENTNGLLRQFFPKGTDFKKVSDKELDKVVALINNRSRKCLKYRTPNEVLWSDEKSCASDFILSIKNR from the coding sequence ATGGGCTATAGACATCTTAACATTAATGAGCGAGAAAGCATTCTAAAAATGCGATCTGAAGGAAAAAATTTACTGGAAATCGCCATATATCTCGGCAGGAGCAAGGGCACTATCAGCCGTGAGTTGAATCGAAACATGTCCTCAACCCATGATTATAAGCCCCACCTGGCCCAGCGATATTACAGCAAACGCAGGGCCGCATCCAAGCAGCCATATCGGCTTGAACAGAATGGCCGTCTTCGTCGTCGAGTATGCAGTAAACTCGAGCAATATCACTCGCCTGAACAGATAGCAGGCCGTCTTGAAATCGACTATCCAGATAATGCCCAAATGCGTGTAAGCCCTTTGACCATATATAGTTGGGTTAAACGAGACAAGGTTGACGGCGGTGTTTTTTACAAGTTTTTGCGTCAAGGCCGTCGCAAACGACGAAAGAAGCACGGCAGTAATGACAAGCGTGGCCGGATACCGAACAAACGTTCGATCAGTGAGCGTCCGGAGGTTGTTGACAAGCGTAATCGCTTCGGCGATTGGGAGGGTGACAGCGTCAGCGGTAAAGGACACGGTTCATTTATTGCGACACTTGTCGAGCGTGCAAGCCGCTATCTGCTCTCTGGCAGGATGAAAGATAAGAGTGCCCAGAGCATGAATGAAACCACCCGAAGGTTGTTCAGGAAGATACCAAAGTCCAAGCGTCAAACGATGACAGTTGACAATGGCAAGGAGTTTGCCCAGTTTAAAGAGATGGAAAAAACAGTCGGCCTATGCTGCTACTTTGCTGATCCATACAGTTCTTATCAGCGTGGAACTAATGAAAACACAAACGGCCTGCTTCGTCAGTTCTTCCCTAAGGGAACTGATTTTAAGAAAGTTAGTGATAAGGAACTTGACAAAGTTGTCGCCTTAATCAATAATCGATCAAGGAAATGTTTAAAATATCGGACACCAAATGAAGTGCTCTGGAGCGATGAAAAAAGTTGCGCTTCAGATTTTATTCTAAGTATTAAAAATAGGTAA
- a CDS encoding alpha/beta hydrolase, whose protein sequence is MTPVYSKPGRKLKYQPVIEGVQVLNDNVCLDTVIYKKIGSLELAADIYWPKGKKQTKRPVIIWVHGGGWVAGSRTGEKQKALELAQKGISVVSIDYRLYDWKNDRHAKKIETGQFDRATSDIADALRWVKHNAQTYGFDKNRIAMAGGSAGAQLSSTFAQKNPDIKVYVGLCGLYDLVDIGQGRFGKTCENYGIETLKDKKNASAIYNIHQKPPRVLLMHGTADTTIDCQQAIRFAKALKQNGSHVQIELFEGLGHGFFYQSRKTQKNAMPIMLDFITKAFDQIKRDKNE, encoded by the coding sequence ATGACCCCGGTTTACTCAAAACCTGGCCGCAAATTAAAATATCAGCCGGTTATTGAAGGCGTTCAGGTTTTAAATGACAACGTCTGCCTTGATACTGTTATCTACAAAAAGATCGGCTCACTCGAACTTGCCGCAGACATCTATTGGCCAAAAGGCAAAAAACAAACTAAACGACCCGTCATAATCTGGGTTCACGGCGGCGGATGGGTTGCGGGCTCACGCACAGGTGAAAAACAAAAAGCTCTTGAACTTGCCCAAAAGGGTATCTCAGTAGTCAGTATCGACTACAGACTCTACGACTGGAAAAATGATCGCCACGCCAAAAAGATTGAAACAGGCCAGTTCGATAGGGCAACCTCCGATATCGCCGACGCTCTCAGATGGGTAAAACATAATGCCCAAACCTATGGTTTCGATAAAAACAGAATCGCAATGGCAGGGGGTTCGGCCGGCGCGCAGCTTTCCTCCACATTTGCCCAGAAAAATCCCGACATCAAAGTTTACGTGGGACTTTGCGGCCTCTATGATCTGGTTGACATAGGCCAGGGCAGATTCGGCAAAACATGTGAAAATTACGGCATAGAAACCCTCAAAGACAAAAAAAACGCCTCCGCAATTTATAACATCCACCAAAAACCTCCCCGCGTTTTGCTTATGCATGGAACCGCTGACACTACCATAGATTGTCAACAGGCCATCAGGTTTGCAAAAGCCTTAAAGCAAAATGGCTCCCATGTACAAATCGAACTTTTCGAAGGCCTGGGACACGGCTTCTTTTATCAGAGCCGGAAAACTCAAAAAAATGCAATGCCGATAATGCTCGATTTTATCACCAAAGCTTTTGACCAGATCAAAAGGGACAAAAATGAATAG